One genomic window of Nicotiana sylvestris chromosome 10, ASM39365v2, whole genome shotgun sequence includes the following:
- the LOC138880372 gene encoding uncharacterized protein: protein MSNLSKLEFVALDITGKNYLSWVLDAEIHLDAKGLGNTIIQGNEASNQDKAKAMIFLRHHLHEGLKTEYLTVKDPLELWINLKDRYDHLKLTVLPKARYEWIHLRLQDFKTVSEYNSAIFKVSSLLKLCGDTITDEDLLEKTFSTFHASNVVLQQQYREKGFKKYSELITCLLVAEQNNTLLMKNHEARPTGSAPFPEVNVVATYDKFERKQNNYRGRGHGRKRGRGRGRNNYRHYGGNKLENNKGSQINHSKGKASMCHRCGMRGHWAHICRTPEHFVKLYQASLKKKENNVEAHLTFQNNNDKAGPSNKYDSKAHPAYKDDDFKGLTNITHLEVGDFFEDIY, encoded by the coding sequence atgtcaaatttatcaaaacttgaatttgtggcacttgacatcaccgggaagaactatttatcatgggtccttgatgctgaaattcaccttgacgctaaaggtcttggaaatacgattatacaaggaaatgaagcatcaaatcaggataaagcgaaggccatgattttccttcgccatcatttacatgaagggttaaaaactgaatatttaacagtaaaagatccacttgaattatggattaatttgaaagatcgatatgaccacctaaaacttacggtattaccgaaagctcggtatgagtggatacatttaaggttgcaagactttaaaactgtaagtgagtataattctgctatctttaaagtaagttctctattaaaattatgtggagacactatcacagatgaggacttattggaaaaaacattttctacttttcacgcttcaaatgtggtgctacaacaacaataccgtgaaaaaggttttaagaaatattctgagttaatcacatgcctacttgtggctgagcagaataatactctattaatgaaaaatcatgaagcccgtcccactgggtcagctccatttccggaagtgaatgttgtagcaacatatgataagtttgaaagaaaacaaaataattaccgtggtcgtggacatggtcgtaaacgtggacgtggcagggggcgaaacaattatcgtcattatggtggaaataaattggagaacaataagggttctcaaattaatcattcaaaaggtaaagctagtatgtgtcaccgatgtggtatgagaggtcattgggcacacatttgtcgtacgccagaacattttgtcaaactttatcaagcctccctcaagaaaaaggaaaataatgtggaggcacacttgacctttcaaaataataatgataaagcaggtccctcaaataaatatgattctaaggcacatcctgcatataaagatgatgattttaaaggcctaacaaatattactcatttagaagttggagacttctttgaggatatttaCTGA